The following is a genomic window from Ethanoligenens harbinense YUAN-3.
ACGCTGTCGGCTGTTTATGACGGCAGCCTCCCCAAAGGAGATGTGCTGGCTGCCGCGCGCATTGCCGGTGCGATGGCGGCAAAGAAAACGTCCGCCCTCATTCCCATGTGCCATCTGCTGGCGCTGCACGCGGTATCGGTGGTGCTGTCGCGGAATGAGCAGGAACACTGCATCGACATCACGGCCTCCGTTTCCTGCACCGGTAAGACCGGTGTGGAGATGGAGGCGTTGACGGCCGTTTCGGTTGCCGCGCTGACGATTTACGATATGTGTAAGGCCGTTGACAAAAACATGGAGATCGGCGGGATCATGCTGATGGAAAAATCCGGCGGCAAAAGCGGACAGTATTTCCGTTCGTCTGCCTCGGGGCCGGCGGATGAACAGAAGCGGGGCATTCCGGCTGTTTGAGTTCCGTATCTCCATAAGATCGCGCCTGTCCGGCCTGCTGCGCCGGATTTACAAGTAGTCGGGGGGTTCCCAGACCTTGCGGGTATTTTACCGTTTTGAGAGATGCAGGTACTGTCAAAATGCATGAAAAAGGAGTATAATAGTTCTATGCAGCAATGGAAGAATCCGGAAGTGTGACAGAAAAAGCGACATATGAAGGGAAGGAAAAGACAATGTGGGCTTATAACAGTGTCTTTTATCAGATCTATCCGTTCGGCTTTTGCGGCGCGCCCAAGGAAAATGACGGCATAACGCTCAACCGCATCCGGAAAGTAACCGAGTGGATTCCGCATATTCGGAAGACAGGGGCAAACGCCATCTATTTCTGCCCGATCTTTTCTGCGGACAGGCATGGTTATGATACCAGAGATTACCGTACGGTGGATGGCCGCTTGGGCTCGAACGCTGATTTTGCGGCCGTCTGCGATTCGTTGCATATGGCGGGTTTCCACGTTGTGCTGGACGGTGTCTTCAATCATGTGGGCCGCGGGTTCTGGGCTTTTCAGGACGTGCTGAAAAACCGCGAACGCTCCCTTTATAAGGACTGGTTTGTCAATCTGCGTTTCGATGGGGACAATGGCTATCACGACGGGCTCTGGTATGAAGGCTGGGAAGGGCATTATGAACTGGTCAAGCTGAATTTGCAGAACCCGGCGGTTGTCCAGCATCTGTTCGACGCCATCGCCGGCTGGGTGCGGGAATTCGACATCGACGGCCTGCGGCTGGATGTGGCATACAGCCTGCCGCACGATTTCCTGCGCAGTCTGCGCACGTTCTGCAATGGGCTCAAACCCGATTTCTATCTGCTGGGCGAAGTGATGCACGGGGATTACAGAACGGTGCTGAACGACGAGATGCTCAACAGCGTGACCAACTATCAGGCATATAAAGGACTGTGGTCGAGCTTCAACAGCATGAACCTGTTTGAAATCAACAGCACCATGGAAAACCAGTATGGGCTTTATCAAGGAAAAAACATGCTCAATTTTGTGGATAATCACGATGTGACCCGTGTGGCCAGTATCCTGACCAATCCCGAGCATCTCAAGCTGATTTATGCGCTGCTGTTTGCCATGCCGGGTACTCCCTGCCTGTATTACGGCAGTGAATGGGGGGCCTTGGGCAAAAAAGAATCCGGAAGCGACGACGAACTGCGTCCCTGCTTTGAGGAACCCGTCGAAAACGACCTCACGGATTTCATCGCTGTGTGCAGCAAGGCATATATACAGGAAAAGGCGTTGCACGCCGGGCATTTCCGCAAAGTGCTGCTCACCAATCGGCAGTATATTTTTGAGCGGGAGTGTGAAGGCGAGCGCATCCTCGTCGCCATCAACGCGGATGCGGAACGCTATGTGGCGCACTTTAACGCCAATGCAGGCTGTGCCGTCGATCTGCTGACAGGGAAAAAGCACGATTTCGGCGGAGGCAGCGAACTGATGCCGTACAGCGCGGCATATTGGAAGATCTAAGCGCCGGTTCGGCGAAAACAGCACAGCGCCGCCCGTTTGTTCGGGCGGCGCTGTGCTGTATGCGGGGGAGCAATCGGCGGATACCGAGAGCCGCGCTCAGTTTGACCGGAGAATGCCGATCAGCAGAAAAATGCCGAGCACCGCGGCACAGCCATACCCTGCCATGCCGAGCCACGAAAAACCGTTCCATCGCCCCGTGGCGCCGGTGTGCAGAAGGATCGAGGCGCCGATAAGCAGGGCAGAAATGAGCACACAGAGGATCGCGCGGTTGACCATCCGGTCGACCCGGTGCAGGAACCGGTCGCGCTCGGGGTCCCGGACTTTGATGGTGAATCCGCCCGCCTGCATCTTGTCCACCAGCCGGAAGAGTTTTGCGGGAATCTTAACGCCCAGGGAACCGGACTGGTATGCGTTGCGGAGAATCTCCGCAACCTGCTGCCGGACGTTTTCGCCGTGCAGGAACTGCCGTACCCCATAATTGGCGGAGATGGTCATCATGTTGATTTCCGGGGAAATGCTTGCCAGCACGCTTTCCATGGTCAGCAGGCCTTTGCCCAGCATTGTCACCTCTTTGGGGATGACGATGCCGTTCTTCCGGCAGATGCGGAACATTTCTTTGGAAAGCTCCGCGATGTTCAGCGCATCGAACGAGGCCGCGATGTATTTTTCATAAAACAGCGCGATCTCATCGTGGAGTCGTTCAATGTCCACCGCGCTTTTTTGGATACCCAGGCGCATGATGGCCTCGGTCATCATGTCCACATCGTTTGCGGCAATGCCCCGAAAGAGATCATTGAGCCGTTTACGGGTCCATTTATCCAACGTGCCCATCAGCCCGAAATCCACATACACGATTTGGCCGCCGGAAACGAGAATATTGCCGGGATGCGGATCAGCGTGGAAAAAACCATCCTCGAAAATCTGCTTCATGTAGTTGTTGGCCAGCTTGACACCAATGTCCTGCCGGTCGTACCCCTGTGCGTCCAGCGTGGCAATGTCCTTGATCTTGATGCCCTCGATGTACTGCATGACCAAAATGGTTTCGGTGGTGCAGGCATCGTACACGCCTGGTGCGGAAATGCAGCGGACATCACGGTTGTTTCTGGAAAACTGCCGGATGTTCTGTGCTTCTTTTAAAAAATCCAGCTCCAGCTGAATGTTTTTTTCCAGTTCGTTCAATACATCCTGCACGTTCACAACGTCAAACAGCGGGCCGATCTTGAAAAAACGCGACAGCAGGCGCAGAATCGCAATGTCGTTCAGGATGGTTTTTTTGGCGTTGGGCCGCTGAATCTTGACAGCGACATCTTCCCCGCCTGTGAGAGTGGCACGGTGCACCTCCGCCAGAGATGCGGCGGCGATGGCCTTGGGGTCAAAAACGGGGAACACCGATTCAAGAGGTCTGTGCAGGCTGCTTTCTATGGCCGCACGAATCTTCTCGAACGACTCGGGCTCCACCGTGTCCTGCAGTTTCTGGAATTCCTTTTGGTAGGCGGGGGGAATAATATCCGGGCGCGTCGACAAAACCTGCCCGATTTTGACGAAAGTCGGTCCCAGTTCTTCAAAGGCACGGCGCAGGTTCGCGGGGTCTTTCAGCCCTTTCGTGACACCGTGCTTGATAAATACGGCGATGATCTGCCTGACCCGGTCCCGTTTACGTTCTCTTTTCATATCTCTTTACGGTCCGCGTCAGCGGTTTTCCAGTTTTTCAACCCGGTCCTTCAAATCCTCGATGTCCTGTTTGGTGGCGAGGTTCAGGTCGGCCAATGCGTCTTTCAGCGACTGGACATTGAATTTTCCATCTTCGGTGCGGTATTTGTCGGTCTGCCGTTTGAGTTCCTCGTTGAGTTCTTTGCCTTCGTTGACGGCGATTTCGCCTTTTTTAACCAGTTCGCCGACGATCTCTTCGGCTTTTTCATACGTGGAGGCGACACTGCCGATGCCCGCAAGCAGCAATTTGCGCAATGTGAGTTCCATGATACATTCTCCTTTACAATCGGCTTTTGTTTGTCCAGACTCCGCTTCTATATTATACCACGTTGCGGGAAAGGATGGTAGATGGGGATTTCGGTGCGGGCTGCAGGCCCGGCGTTGGCAGAACTTGACGTCCCGATGGGGGCGTGATAGAATTTACCCGTTGACAGGCGCGGAACACGGCCGGGTTCTGCCAATACTGGCAAAACCCATGCAGGGTCCGCTCAGAGGGTGCCCGCCATGGGGGGCGGGTCGTTTCTTGCATAGCCGGGTCGGTTATCTTAAGGGGAGGGCATATCCGCTTTTCTTCTTTGGGTACTTATCTGCAAGAAGAAGCGGCGGGCGGCATTGTAATCTTTTTCCTCTTGCGCTATAATCACATAATATACGGATTTTGATTTGACGGATCGCGTTGACCGGGTGGGGCAAACCGGGTCCGACAGGAAGAGGGGAGAAATCCGGCGGCGCAGAATTTAAAAACAGAGGTTGGAAGACATGCAGAAAGAGAAAGCCGCCCGCAATGTGCTGCAAGGAGAAAATCTTCGGCGGTATCCGGCAGACAGTTCCATAAAAAACACGGAGGCGCTGTTTGCAGACGGAGACTGGACCGATCGAGCCGACTGCTGGCGGAACATCATCCCCCTGCTTGAGGGACTGAACCGTAACGTTTCGTTTAAAGAAACACTCGATTATATCTTCAATACATTCCGGGCCTATATTCCGTATACGCATATCGGAGTGGCGTTGCTGGACGGAAAAGTGATCCGCGGTACCTATGTTGCAACCAGTCCGGAGCATGCCGGTCTGGCACAGAAACTGCGGGGATATGCGACGGATATCCGCACAACCTCTTTGTACCAGGTCATCCAGAGCGGGCAGGTGCGCGTCATCAACGATCTTGAGGCGTATCTGGAAGGCAAGCCGTTGCGTCCGTACAACCGCTTTTTGCTGGAAGCCGGCGTAAGGTCTTCCATTACGTTCCCGCTCATGCAAAACGAAGTTCCGATCGGGCTCGTATTCTTTTCCAGCATACAAAAAAACGTTTACACCGCTCCGCATGTGCAGTTTCTCCAGATCCTGGCGGGCAGCCTGATGTTTGCGCTGGAACGGGGTATCCTGCTGGAAAATATGGTGCTTACATCCACGCTTTCGCTGGCCGCTTTAACAGAGGAGCGCGACGTAGAGACCGGAGAGCATCTGCTGCGGATCAAGCGCTATTCTCGCCTGCTGGCGGAATTGCTGTATCAAAACAAACGGTTCCAAACGATTCTGGACTTCAAGTTCATCGGCGATATTGAGCGCTTCAGCCCGCTGCACGACATCGGAAAAGTAGCCATCCGGGACGAGATCCTGCTCAAACCGGGAAAACTCACCCCCGAGGAATATCGCATCATGCAGACACATACGGTTTATGGTGCAAAAGTGCTTCGGATGGCAGACGCAAAACTGAAAAACTGGGGGCGCAGCATGTACCGAATGGGTATCGAGATTGCCGAAAGCCACCATGAAAAATGGGACGGCAGTGGATATCCATATGGCCTGAATGGGGAAAAGATCCCGCTTTCCGCACGCATCGTGGCGGTGTGCGATGTGTTTGACGCGCTCATGTCCCCGCGGGTGTATAAACGGGCGTATTCGTTTGACGAAACATTTGAGATCATGCGAAAAGAAAGCGCACAACATTTTGACCCGGTTATTTTCGAACTGTTTGACAAGAATAAAGAAGCTTTCCGTAACCTATCCAATGAACTGCCCGGCAACGCATGACCGGCGGTTCATACCTCTAGGGGTGTGTGCATGTTTTTTTATCAGGCGATCATTATATTGGGGGTCGTTCTGCTTCTGGGGCTGCTGGTATTTGTGATCCGGATTAAGAACCGCGGCCTGCTTGCGGCATCGGTGCTTCTGCTCTCCGTTGCGGGGGCGGGCGCGGTGTTGGGCGTGCAGAACTATTTCGGCTCGCACATTTATGTGCAGAACGTCGATGTGTCGCAGTTGCGGCGGCTGACGTTTTCCTCCAAAGTCAGGCAATCTCTGGACACGGTTTTTGCCGATTATACCCGGACCGATGCGGACGGACTGCCGACCTACCGGAAAACATACGACGAAAAAGCGGGCGGCGTCGCTTCAACCGTGACGGTCACGATCAGCGTATATCCGACCAAAGAGGAAGCCGACCGCTATTTCTCCATGAGCCAGAAATTTTACGATAACCGGAACTTCGTGCCCATTGATTCCTCCCGTTCTTTGAAGACGGACGGGGTGACGCACCGGTATCTGACGACGTTTATCAAAACGCAATACGGCAATTATACCGATCTGATCTACCTGCCCTCACGGATGTCCAGCTATTCCTATGTCATCGTGCAGGACGATAATATCATGGTGACCCTGAGCGAACGCGCCCATAAGCCCGTGTGCACCAAAAATGCGGTGATCAAGGACCTGCTGGGCCGCCTGGGAATGTGACGCCTTACATGGCGAGCATACCGCCCGGCGTGGGTTTGAGGATGAGAACCTGCTGTTCGGAACCGGTCTGGGTATTGAAATAGTCGATGACCTGCTGATTGTCTCGGCTGATGGTGCGGAACTCATAGCAATAGGCTTCGTTGGCTCCGCCTGTTGGAATAATGGCGAGGGCGACTTTCTGCACCGTGAGTGCCGGATTGAGTTTGGCCTGTATCTGTGCGCGGGTGAATTTGACGGCGGGCAGGTTCCTGGTATGGTGGTTCATGAGATAGCCGGTGCTGTCAAACGAAACGATGCCGCCGTCGTCCAGTGCTACCCCCACTTTGATCAGATCGGGATAGACGACGACGCCGTTCTGCTGGTAGGCGAAATTGATGGTGCAAATATTGTTGTTGGTGAGATAATAGGTTTCCGCCACGGAGGTGATCCCCCGTGCTTGCAGGAAAGCCTGCGCTTTCTGCAGAGCGGCGTTTGTATCCAGCTTGGCCTGCGCGGGTGCACGGTTGGCGAGCATCCGCACGGTGTAACCGCCCGCCTTGCTGATAAAGATGCTGGTGTTGCCGACGTTGAAATTCCAGGTGGGGAGGTTGCCGCCGGTCTCACCGGCCTCATGGAGCGCGGAGGCGTTCTGGCTGAGGAACCTGGCGGCGATTGAGCGCGCTTCATCCCGGTTTACGGCAGCCTTTCCCTGTGTAAACACCGGGTCTTTTTTGAGCACGTTATCGGAAAACGGCCCGTCATAGATCAGTGACGGCAGGTTGGCAAACGTATTTTCGATGTTGAGAAAGCCGCCCTGCAGGGAAGTGGGCGTGGCCTGATTGGGGTTGTTCCGTTTCGTCACGTTTTCCGCTTTGAACAGCGTGATGCGCCCGGTCTGCAGATCGCTGTTGAGATCGGAAAGCTGGGTGGACAGTTTATCCGCATAGCCGTGCAGGCTGGCAATGGTGTTGCGCTGTTCGTCGGTGATAGCCTGGTCGGTATTCAACTGCTTGGTCAGGCTGTTGGCATAGTCGCCTGACTGGGAAAGAAACTTGTTGGTGTTGCTTAAGTTGACGGTGGAAAGCGGCATCTGCGCGATATCGGTTTGCGCGGCGCCTGCGTTGGCCCAAATCTCGGCGCTTAGTCCGCTCAGTTGGGCGCTGGTGCTGGCATATTGTGCTTTTTGCAGAGCGATGTCGATGTTGTCCACATGTTCCGAAAGCTCGGTGAGTGCGCGCTGGTACCCATATTCGATGCTCATCCGGTATTTATACGCCATGACATAACCGCTTATGCCCGCGATAACGGCAAGGCAAAAGGCCGATACTGTGTAACTGAGCACACGAATGAGCGTGCGCCTGCGTTTGATTCCAAACATGAGATTTCCTCCCGCTCCAAATTGCGGCCGCTTTATGCGGCCTTTGCCATTTATGGTTTCCAAAGTGTGCGGGAATATGAAAATTCTGCGCCGCTTTGGCGGATTTTTTTGTGGGAGGACTTCCTTGTTTGGCGGCGTATGGTATAATGATACAGACACAGTAAAAAAGCCGAGGACCGTAGTCAGCAGGGGAGAGCGATCAGGATGCCCAGAGGAGTAGCCCGCTCGTTTGACGAGCGCATTGCGGACAAGCAGCAGAAAAAGAGCGCATATCAGATGAAGATCGATCGATGTAGGCTTGCTGTTTCCAAACTGGAAAAAGCGGAACAACGTCTTCGCGCCGGCCGGCGCACGGATTAAGAACGTGCATATGAAAAAACCGCCTCTGTTTGCAACAGAGGCGGTTTTTAAAAATCGAAATGTTACACAGATTGTCCTTCAAACAGACGGAACTCATCCAACCGGCGGTTGACCAACCCTTGTACCTGGTGGCCGTTGCAATAGCTGATGCGCTCAAAATCAGCTTTCAGCACATCGGCCGACGCGCCGTTCTTCACATCGCTGGTGAATTGCGGCGCTTTGCTCCAGATATTGGCACCGAGATTGTACGAAAAACTCACCAGCGCATCGAATTGGTTCTGTGTCAGTTTTGTGCCGGAAAATTCACGGTTGACCGCGTCCTCATAAGTGGAAAGGTCGCTTTTAAGCAGCCCCATTGCCTGCGGTTGTGTCAGGTCGGAATAGGTTTCTTCCGGCTGCAGGACATGTCCATATCCGATGGTTAGGTTCTGTGTGTCCACGCCGCGGTAAGCGGTGGCCGAATAGCCTTCGTGTTCGGCGACGAACTGCAGGCCCGTATCCGAGATGCGCATTTCTCCGCAGGACGATGCGGGGCTGCCTGCGGCAGATACCTGCCCGGCATCTGAGACGGCCGCAGCCGGTGCGGATGATGCGGATGCTGCCGGAAGCGAGCTCGTGCCGCCGGAAGCCATGCAGGCATTCAGCAGGTCGTCAAAACTGACGGAACCGTCCGGATCGTCAAAGCCGGCGGTCCGTTCCTGGAGGGCCGCTCCGTTATCCATCGCTTCAAGCAGTCTGGCCTGCATTTGAAGCGTATAGAGGTTTACATTGGTCACGATCTCACCGTCCTTTTTCATTCACACACGGTTTATTATATCGGACGGCGCCGTTCGCTGTCAACTCTGGCAGCGGGGCGAAGCGGCTTTTTCGGCGGCGGTCTTCGTTTGGCCGGGCATCCATTTTTCAAAGAAATAGTGCAGGATGTCGCTACGTTTGATGATCCCGATGAAGCGATCGTCGTCGTCCAGCACAGGGACGAAATTTTGGGCGGTCACCGTCTGCACCAAGTCCTCTATGTCACAACTGATGTGAACCGGCTTGTTCTGCACCCGCATGGGGATATCCGTCACGGGAATCCGGCTGGTTTCGCGAATATCCAGCCCCGGCGTGGTTTTCAGTTTACGCAGCAAATCACCCTCGGTCAGTGTGCCGACATAACCGCCCTCCTCATCCAGAATAGGGATGGCGGTATACCGGTGGTAGTCCATCCGTTCAATGACCTGCCGCATGGTTGCATCTGTGGTTTCAAAAACCACATCTTTTTTGGGGGTGATGAAAAATGCGATGTTCATGACTGCCCACCTGTTTCTTAGAGCTTATCCATAGATCGGGAAAAGGAAGGTGTTCCGGCTTTTGACGCAAGTAGCGCCCGGCACCGGTTCGTGTTATAATAGGACACCAATAGATATCGTACAGGCCGTGAGGTGAAACATACGATGGCATTTGAAGGATTCTGCGCACAAGCGATGGATTTTCTCATCGAAAACCGCCTGCAGAACAGCAAAGAATGGTTTGAAGAGCATCGGGAGCGCTATGAAGCATGGGTACTTCGTCCGATGCGGGCGATGGTGGAAGAACTGACGCCCACGATGCTGGATATTGACCCGGAATTCACGGTGGAACCGAAAGTCGGGCGGACGATTTCCCGTATTTTCCGTGATGTGCGGCGTGTAAAAGACGGCTTTTTGTTTCGGGATGAAATGTGGATCACATTCATGCGCCGCAAGCGGTGCTGGGAAGGGCAGCCTGGGTTCTATTTCGGTTTTGGGCCGGACGGCCTCGCTTACGGCTATGGATATTATCAGGCGACGCCCGCCGCAATGGAAGCCATGCGCGGCATGATCTTGCGCAAAGAGCCGCTGTTTGTGCAGGCAATGGACGCATTTTCACGGCAGACATGCTTTTGCATGAACGGGGAGCGCTACAAGCGCAGCCGTTTTCCCGACCAGCCGCCGGACTTGAGGGATTGGCTTGACCGCAAAACGCTCAGTTTTGACTGTCGCTCAACGGATATGGACACCTTTTGTTCCCCGCGGCTGGTGCCCCTGCTGGCCGATGGATTCCGACAGCTGGCGCCCCTGCATGCGTTTTTCAGCGCGGTGGAGGAGCGCCGCCCGCACCGGCAGCCGGCCGTGTCGCAGGGATGACCCAATATATGGAGAGGATGATTTCAATATGGAACTGATTTCGGATGGCGCCATCGCCGTGATCGATACCGAACACGCCGCTGTGACGGCGCTGCGCGATTTATTTGAGGGCGACTATTTGCGGGAAGGGGGGCTTTCCGTTTGCTTTCCGTTTGAAGACAGGGAAAAGAGCGCCCGTTTCCTGACGGAACAGGCGACCGCCCGTACGCTGGTGCAACGAAAAGAGAGCCTGCACCTTGCATTCTCCTCCAACGCGGATACCAAAGCCGTGTTTGCCCCGTCGTTCCAACTGCTGATGGTCTACACGGTGGAAGGCGCGGGGCTGTATGTGGAGTGCACGCTGAACAATATTGGGGCGGATGAACCGCTGCCGTTTTATCTGGGGGTGGATGTACATCTGCGTCACCCGCTGTTCGACTGGGAGAATGCCAACGACTACGCTTTGCAGGCGGCGCCCGGCACACCGCGGGCCGCGTCCGCGCAGTTGGCCAGCCGCAAGACCGGCCGTGGCGTCGAATTCGACTGGGAAGAACTCACGTTCCGGTGCCCGGAAGATCTCGCGCGGGGTGATGGCGCGCATCTGGTGTTCGACGCGCAGGCGGTACAGCCGGCAGGCTCTTCCGCTTTTGTCCCCATCGCGCCGATGGAGTCGTGGCGCGCCGGGCTGCGTATCGCTTTCCTCTAATAACGCGCCCGAGGCGTTATTGCCCGAGGATGTGGGTGACATACATATCCGCGATGTTGAGCGCGGCCGCCACGGGATAATCGTGGAAGGCGCTGCTTTGCGCTTTCCCGCCTGCATAGGCGCGGGCCGCATCGTCAAAGCCGCCCATATGCCAACGAATGGCAAGCGCTTCCTCATTGGTCAGCGGTATGTATTTCATGGCGAGATAGACGGATTTTTCTCCATGCCCCATGGGAAGCTGGTCGTTGATGGCGTAGGACTCCTGCTCTTCCCAGCGCCGTTCGCCCGGAATCTTGACATTGCGGACCGTTTTGATGAAGAAATTGGCTTTGCATAGATCGTGCAGGAGCCCCATGATGACCAGAGAGTCCTCCTTGACATCCGAAAGCGCTTTGGTGAAGTTTTTCAGATATCTGTAAACGGCCAGGCTGTGGTTGAGCAGACCGCCTTCAAATGCGCCGTGAAACTGGGTACTGGCGGGCGCGGTGTAAAAATCCGTATCGTTTTCCAACCATGCCAGCAGGTCTTCCATACCGGGCCGATCGGTGCCGCGCAGCAGGTCGATGAATTCCGCCTTGCGCTGTGTGTGCTGTTCGGGGTCCATTGCCTGAATGGCTTTCATGGCGGTTTCTCCTTTATCGATCTGCCCTTATTGTAACGTTTTGCTGTCCAAATTGCAAGTTGCGCCGCGCACATGCGGCACGTGGAAACGGAGGAAATCGGATGATGATCTGGCAGGATGTGACGACGCTGGCCGGCAATCTGGCGCGGTTGGGCGTGGTGCGCTATCTGGTGCCGCCGATCGTTTTTCTGGCGGTGCTGGCAGGGGGATGGATCGTAAGCCGGGTGTGGAAAGCACTCGGCCGAAAACTCGACGGCGCCGGCATC
Proteins encoded in this region:
- a CDS encoding alpha-amylase family glycosyl hydrolase, with protein sequence MWAYNSVFYQIYPFGFCGAPKENDGITLNRIRKVTEWIPHIRKTGANAIYFCPIFSADRHGYDTRDYRTVDGRLGSNADFAAVCDSLHMAGFHVVLDGVFNHVGRGFWAFQDVLKNRERSLYKDWFVNLRFDGDNGYHDGLWYEGWEGHYELVKLNLQNPAVVQHLFDAIAGWVREFDIDGLRLDVAYSLPHDFLRSLRTFCNGLKPDFYLLGEVMHGDYRTVLNDEMLNSVTNYQAYKGLWSSFNSMNLFEINSTMENQYGLYQGKNMLNFVDNHDVTRVASILTNPEHLKLIYALLFAMPGTPCLYYGSEWGALGKKESGSDDELRPCFEEPVENDLTDFIAVCSKAYIQEKALHAGHFRKVLLTNRQYIFERECEGERILVAINADAERYVAHFNANAGCAVDLLTGKKHDFGGGSELMPYSAAYWKI
- a CDS encoding ABC1 kinase family protein, which gives rise to MKRERKRDRVRQIIAVFIKHGVTKGLKDPANLRRAFEELGPTFVKIGQVLSTRPDIIPPAYQKEFQKLQDTVEPESFEKIRAAIESSLHRPLESVFPVFDPKAIAAASLAEVHRATLTGGEDVAVKIQRPNAKKTILNDIAILRLLSRFFKIGPLFDVVNVQDVLNELEKNIQLELDFLKEAQNIRQFSRNNRDVRCISAPGVYDACTTETILVMQYIEGIKIKDIATLDAQGYDRQDIGVKLANNYMKQIFEDGFFHADPHPGNILVSGGQIVYVDFGLMGTLDKWTRKRLNDLFRGIAANDVDMMTEAIMRLGIQKSAVDIERLHDEIALFYEKYIAASFDALNIAELSKEMFRICRKNGIVIPKEVTMLGKGLLTMESVLASISPEINMMTISANYGVRQFLHGENVRQQVAEILRNAYQSGSLGVKIPAKLFRLVDKMQAGGFTIKVRDPERDRFLHRVDRMVNRAILCVLISALLIGASILLHTGATGRWNGFSWLGMAGYGCAAVLGIFLLIGILRSN
- a CDS encoding phasin family protein, producing the protein MELTLRKLLLAGIGSVASTYEKAEEIVGELVKKGEIAVNEGKELNEELKRQTDKYRTEDGKFNVQSLKDALADLNLATKQDIEDLKDRVEKLENR
- a CDS encoding HD-GYP domain-containing protein, yielding MQKEKAARNVLQGENLRRYPADSSIKNTEALFADGDWTDRADCWRNIIPLLEGLNRNVSFKETLDYIFNTFRAYIPYTHIGVALLDGKVIRGTYVATSPEHAGLAQKLRGYATDIRTTSLYQVIQSGQVRVINDLEAYLEGKPLRPYNRFLLEAGVRSSITFPLMQNEVPIGLVFFSSIQKNVYTAPHVQFLQILAGSLMFALERGILLENMVLTSTLSLAALTEERDVETGEHLLRIKRYSRLLAELLYQNKRFQTILDFKFIGDIERFSPLHDIGKVAIRDEILLKPGKLTPEEYRIMQTHTVYGAKVLRMADAKLKNWGRSMYRMGIEIAESHHEKWDGSGYPYGLNGEKIPLSARIVAVCDVFDALMSPRVYKRAYSFDETFEIMRKESAQHFDPVIFELFDKNKEAFRNLSNELPGNA
- the ypeB gene encoding germination protein YpeB, which translates into the protein MFGIKRRRTLIRVLSYTVSAFCLAVIAGISGYVMAYKYRMSIEYGYQRALTELSEHVDNIDIALQKAQYASTSAQLSGLSAEIWANAGAAQTDIAQMPLSTVNLSNTNKFLSQSGDYANSLTKQLNTDQAITDEQRNTIASLHGYADKLSTQLSDLNSDLQTGRITLFKAENVTKRNNPNQATPTSLQGGFLNIENTFANLPSLIYDGPFSDNVLKKDPVFTQGKAAVNRDEARSIAARFLSQNASALHEAGETGGNLPTWNFNVGNTSIFISKAGGYTVRMLANRAPAQAKLDTNAALQKAQAFLQARGITSVAETYYLTNNNICTINFAYQQNGVVVYPDLIKVGVALDDGGIVSFDSTGYLMNHHTRNLPAVKFTRAQIQAKLNPALTVQKVALAIIPTGGANEAYCYEFRTISRDNQQVIDYFNTQTGSEQQVLILKPTPGGMLAM
- a CDS encoding lysozyme, encoding MKKDGEIVTNVNLYTLQMQARLLEAMDNGAALQERTAGFDDPDGSVSFDDLLNACMASGGTSSLPAASASSAPAAAVSDAGQVSAAGSPASSCGEMRISDTGLQFVAEHEGYSATAYRGVDTQNLTIGYGHVLQPEETYSDLTQPQAMGLLKSDLSTYEDAVNREFSGTKLTQNQFDALVSFSYNLGANIWSKAPQFTSDVKNGASADVLKADFERISYCNGHQVQGLVNRRLDEFRLFEGQSV
- a CDS encoding CBS domain-containing protein codes for the protein MNIAFFITPKKDVVFETTDATMRQVIERMDYHRYTAIPILDEEGGYVGTLTEGDLLRKLKTTPGLDIRETSRIPVTDIPMRVQNKPVHISCDIEDLVQTVTAQNFVPVLDDDDRFIGIIKRSDILHYFFEKWMPGQTKTAAEKAASPRCQS
- a CDS encoding DUF2461 domain-containing protein, whose translation is MAFEGFCAQAMDFLIENRLQNSKEWFEEHRERYEAWVLRPMRAMVEELTPTMLDIDPEFTVEPKVGRTISRIFRDVRRVKDGFLFRDEMWITFMRRKRCWEGQPGFYFGFGPDGLAYGYGYYQATPAAMEAMRGMILRKEPLFVQAMDAFSRQTCFCMNGERYKRSRFPDQPPDLRDWLDRKTLSFDCRSTDMDTFCSPRLVPLLADGFRQLAPLHAFFSAVEERRPHRQPAVSQG
- a CDS encoding HD domain-containing protein, which encodes MKAIQAMDPEQHTQRKAEFIDLLRGTDRPGMEDLLAWLENDTDFYTAPASTQFHGAFEGGLLNHSLAVYRYLKNFTKALSDVKEDSLVIMGLLHDLCKANFFIKTVRNVKIPGERRWEEQESYAINDQLPMGHGEKSVYLAMKYIPLTNEEALAIRWHMGGFDDAARAYAGGKAQSSAFHDYPVAAALNIADMYVTHILGQ